In Magallana gigas chromosome 1, xbMagGiga1.1, whole genome shotgun sequence, the sequence tatattaaatgattattgaCATGTATCGTTCTGtatgacaacaacaacaaaacaaatacaaaaatggAATAAATTACTGTTTATGGTTTTACTGAAGCTGATTATACTGGGTTTGTGAAATGTTTTCCAGTTCTTGATACTCAGCACAGTTTTCGTCACATTCATTAATGTATATAGTGGATGGTTTTACTTGTTCTGAACTCTTGCACGTTCCATCTGCGTGCGTTTCGAggttttcctggcttttttgTTCTTTACAGGCACTGTTTCTGAGTTGTCTGTTTGTGGTAAAAGAACAATACACAACTTAGCATAATGTTTTTCCTATTGTATAATGCTTTGTTTGAATAGCTaatctaatttttaaataagatcACTTACTTGATAACTAAAATCACATTAAGGAATCCACTCAAGATAAGTAAAGTAATGCAGACGTAGAGAATTGTGAGTAATTGGTTGTTTGACGTGGATTCGGCAGAAATAGAATCAGATGCTAGAATAAAAGCAATCATTTTCACTTTCAGTTTCAATACGAATTACGTAACTATATTTTCAACACCATACGGTCttaattgattaaattaacaaaagGATTTAGCAAAAAATTCCTCAtcatctttttattaaaaaaaacaacaacagattATTAGATACACTTAATTAACAAAGCCTAGTACAGATAAAATGCGCATGACTTTGTCTTTTATGCGGCCGTAAGTGTTAAGTAATAGATTTATCTTGCAATGTGGTTGAAAAAATAAGTTGAAAAATCGTGATTGTATGACATTGGTAGAGTATAATGTTAAATAACTTTTTCGTATTATCATTCACCGTTAATAAAACTTATGAAAAAGCCCGAAAAACACCCGCTTGTTTGTTTAGGACGGCCACTAtggaatttaaaaacaaataattattgaCAAAGCATCAGAGaaacaaatcattataaaaatgtattctttaaaaaaacaactttgttcTCAGCCATTAGATACCGCAATATactaaatgaaaaaattcatgtTTAATATCATATCCAAACCAAACCAGATGGTCAACAAGTGCAACGTTTCACCATTTAGTGACGGTTTATAATagtgtttttattaatttaaaagaaaaggaaatatatttagCAGTCATACAAATAAAGTATGGTGACAACGAGAAAAATTTAGCACATTCCAAAAGATTTCcatagtaaaaataaattaaattcaaaataagggTAGtagatattattttataaaaaaaaaatgataaagaagTAAAACTTCATGTAATAAATTTCAGTTTCGTTCGTAATTTTCTGAATAAATGTTTAACATATATCAATGATTTCAATACTGTGCCTCTTCATATCCACGTTAACTTTCGTCTAATTTAAAGAATGCTTAGCAATATTTTAATCATACCTTGGTCACACCGATCACCCTGAAAACCAACGTTACATTCACGTGGACATTGACCGGTCACGTGATGACATTGTTCTCCGTACAAGTAGAGACAGTTTCCACATGTAAATGAGCATCTTGGTCCATACGTGTTGTTATTGCAAACTATATGAAACATTTCAACAAAATGAATATGCTGAAACATCATGATTCTGTGATTAAAAGCTGTGGGATCATCATTGCccattatcaaaaatatatcaatggATTTCGTGGATACTTCATGGATACCTccaaatatattgatttataaaCTTAATTTCGACTTTATATACCAATAAGTTACATTTTGCTCTTTGTCATAAAAAAGTTTGGTTAAAAATACCATGTCTAAGTGCCAATATACaattttctaaatataaaactgatatttcaaaataagcataaatgaaatgttataagaATAAAGTTCtgaatttctttaatatttcaacaaaaaagaTGGTTAAATATACCTTCTTTACAAAAACTCCCTTGATAACCACTATCGCATCCATTAAAACAAGTGCCATCAATGTAATGACAATCAACGTTGTTCAAGCAGTGACCACATGGCAAGTTGCAATCTAATCCAAATTTACCCTCATTACattctgtaaaacaaaaattaagtgTTCACTACCGATTATGATAATTTGagaatttcaaaactttaaagaGCATTATGTCTgcacacaaaagaaaaaaaagaatgttgtTAAGTAGGATAAgataaatttatattatatataaaattatcaatacgTCATTTCCTACGTGTGTCGCATGTTTGGCCTTTCCAACCAATTTGACAGCCTCCCTCACACTGCCCTGTCACCCTGTCACACCTGTATGGAACTCCACAGTTTACGTTGCATTTTTCCTGACAGTTGTAACCATACCGACCATCAGGACAGGCTATTACAGGAAAACAAATGAACAGGAAAACAAGACACTATCATAGAACTCGCTCATAGGTTCCAAACATAACGGGCATTTTGCTTCACGTTGAAAATACTGATGCTTATATCTTATCTAAATATCATAATGTAACGCGAAAAAAAAGAAGTCATTATATTGCAATTCTATTATAttcctacatattgcatatacTGCACATTTAGATTGGCTACCCAAAAAAAATCAGTGACTTAAGAATTAAAACGAAAAGTATTGGCTAATTAGATGCTGTATTGAGATTCATGTTAAAGGAATTAAATATAACTTTTCCATCGCtgattcaaaagtgttaaaattgcTATGGTATGTGATTAAATCGGCATGTTAGAAATTCTAAGACATCATGAAATACACTGTAGTtaccaaaaaaattgtttttaaaaatatcatttgtcTGACCACATCcctaatacttttttttattatcataccaATTTCACACCTGGCACCGTACGACCCGTTGGCACAACCTTTTAAACAACTTCCGTTCACATGATGGCAGGGTTCGCTGTTTTTACAGTTTCCGCAAATTTGTTGACACTCTAGTCCAAACGTTTTGTTGCTGCATTCTAGAAAAAGGATTCACTTTATTTACTTATTGTAATTTTAGCAATAATGTGATGAAAGACACGTAATATTTTATaggttttatataattttaactaATGTATGTAAAACATAATGAATTTCTAATAACTGTAACATTAGACGTGATCTGAAATACATACTAACTTCTACATATCTCAATTAACTTCAATCTTATTTCACAATAACTTCAGGTTTACAAACCGAATTATATTGCGTATGTTAAAGATGGTCATATAAAGTAACCAttgcaatttaaaattgaattatttagtCAACCGCGTGTAAATAATTTCACGAAACGTGACCAATTGGCTATCTCATTCACTTTATCCCAGTTATCGTTAAGGCTCATTTAATAAACTGAATGACACAATTTCATATCAGGTTGAAGTCATTGAAATAGTGTGTTCGTTTGCAAGTGTAATTGTTGGTTACTTAACCCtggatggttttttttaatattaactgtaaaaaacaaatgttttttgttATGATTATTTCATGCCTAGATATCCAAAGCTTAGACttatttagataaaaattaaaaagaccaTGTATCAATggcatcattttttaaatgtaaataattagaTGTTACAATGTAATTTCGTAGTGTTTGAATCGTTAAATAGTCTTTAACAATAGTTACGAGGCACTCACGATCATCGCAATTCGGTCCCCTGTAACCAACCCTACAGCCTAGACACGTGCCATCTACGATGCTACAATAACCTTCCTGGCAGTTTGGTGGGCACTGTAAGGAACAATCTTCTCCGTAATATCCCGAGTTTTGGCATCCtagcaaacaaaataatgaatatatttgaAATCTAAAAAGCTGAATATTCGCCACTCATGTATTTAACACTGAATGtttaaaaagtgtaacacttATTTTCACATGAATTTTATAATGTTCACGGTATTTCGCGAAAATCGTTGAATTATTCGTGTTAGCCAGTTTACAGGTAATCAAAGTAGatgctttattttgataaaagtatAAGCATTGAAATGACGTAGTAAACACAACAGACGATTTCCCCTGTTTTacgaaaaaaatacaataaaaaaaataaagttgttaaaatgattttttaacttttgttttttatgataGATGTCAATGACGTAAAAAGTTTGTTTGAAACGAGGTCACTGAtattctttattaaattttgatgaCGTACCATACACCTCTACCTCACATAGCTCGTTGTGGGCGAAGGAACTATATCAATTTGACAATGGAGCTGTCCTGGTGTTGTAATAAATGATGTATCGCCCATGTTTGACACAAGTTATGTTTGTAGGATTAGGTATTGTAGATCTGGTATAGCTGCGGTCCTTGAAACAAAGTTGCCAATCTTCTTCCTGGGTGGTATTTGATATGTATACAGAGAATCCAAGAAATCTTCTAGTATAATCATTGTTttgatctatatatataaacaaatctatttaaaagaaagcatacttttaaaaaccaaaaaaaagttACCAATCTAAAACTCAAGGTTTGTCagtagagaattttttttccgtGGCGAGAGATCGAGagtttatgaatttatttagatatatttacatctaccgtgCACCCTTAATAC encodes:
- the LOC105338439 gene encoding multiple epidermal growth factor-like domains protein 10 — encoded protein: MELLNRTNTITVPCFNLENVLSVIKTHHIDFYSLDVEGGEMTVLESMRDGLKTRRITVDVWSVEYRVWDGHSIIDDKSMEKLNALRRFFSDIGGCQNSGYYGEDCSLQCPPNCQEGYCSIVDGTCLGCRVGYRGPNCDDQCSNKTFGLECQQICGNCKNSEPCHHVNGSCLKGCANGSYGARCEIACPDGRYGYNCQEKCNVNCGVPYRCDRVTGQCEGGCQIGWKGQTCDTQCNEGKFGLDCNLPCGHCLNNVDCHYIDGTCFNGCDSGYQGSFCKEVCNNNTYGPRCSFTCGNCLYLYGEQCHHVTGQCPRECNVGFQGDRCDQASDSISAESTSNNQLLTILYVCITLLILSGFLNVILVIKQLRNSACKEQKSQENLETHADGTCKSSEQVKPSTIYINECDENCAEYQELENISQTQYNQLQ